In Carya illinoinensis cultivar Pawnee chromosome 10, C.illinoinensisPawnee_v1, whole genome shotgun sequence, one DNA window encodes the following:
- the LOC122278135 gene encoding internal alternative NAD(P)H-ubiquinone oxidoreductase A2, mitochondrial-like has product MALARFARNSCRRSVGPFGNSRIEDVSYGVSSRQCCLPSLESPWENNNLSYFSSIKKVNHMSFWSRGIRVTPHYEFPSAEMIAEQYDAEYVDPRYPGLEATKPGEKPRVVVLGTGWAACRFLKGLDNNIFDIVCISPRNHMVFTPLLASTCVGTLEFRSVAEPVSQIQTALAKDPNSYFYLASCIGVDPDKHEVYCETVSNGGLPRDPYRFKVAYDKLVIAAGAEPLTFGIKGVYEHAYFLREVSHAQEIRKKLLLNLMLSENPGISEEEKKRLLHCVVIGGGPTGVEFSGELSDFIMKDVRDRYAHVKDYVKVTLIEANEILSSFDVGLRQYATNHLNKSGVRLMRGVVKEVHSKKIVLNDGTDVPYGLLVWSTGVGPSKFVKSLNLPKSPGGRIGVDQWLRVPSVEDVFALGDCAGFLEQTGKPVLPALAQVAEREGKFLVKLFNRMGKENGGKAFSVKDIPLGEPFVYTHLGSMASVGRYKALVDLRQSKDAKGVSMAGFLSWLIWRSAYLTRVVSWRNRFYVAVNWATTLVFGRDNSRIG; this is encoded by the exons ATGGCATTGGCAAGGTTTGCAAGGAATAGCTGTAGAAGATCAGTAGGCCCCTTTGGCAATTCCAGAATAGAAGATGTTTCCTATGGAGTATCCTCGCGCCAATGTTGCCTACCGTCCCTTGAAAGTCCCTGGGAAAACAACAATCTGTCATACTTTTCCAGCATCAAGAAGGTAAATCACATGAGTTTTTGGAGCAGGGGGATAAGGGTAACACCACATTATGAGTTTCCTTCTGCTGAGATGATTGCAGAGCAATATGATGCAGAATATGTTGATCCAAGGTATCCGGGTCTAGAAGCAACCAAACCTGGTGAAAAGCCAAGGGTTGTTGTCCTTGGTACCGGGTGGGCTGCTTGTCGTTTCCTTAAGGGACTAGACAACAATATTTTTGATATTGTTTGCATATCACCACGGAATCACATGGTCTTCACTCCTTTACTTGCTTCAACCTGTGTTGGAACCCTGGAGTTTCGCTCTGTAGCTGAACCTGTTAGCCAGATACAGACTGCATTGGCGAAGGACCCCAATTCCTACTTTTATCTAGCTTCTTGCATTGGCGTTGACCCCGACAAACATGAA GTGTATTGTGAGACTGTTAGCAATGGTGGATTACCTCGTGACCCTTACCGATTCAAAGTTGCATATGACAAGCTTGTCATTGCTGCCGGAGCTGAGCCCTTGACTTTTGGAATCAAGGGGGTATATGAACATGCATATTTCCTTCGTGAAGTGAGCCATGCCCAAGAAATAAGGAAGAAGCTTCTCTTGAACTTGATGCTCTCTGAAAACCCAG GCATAtcagaagaagagaagaagcgATTATTACATTGTGTTGTTATCGGGGGTGGTCCTACAGGGGTGGAATTCAGTGGTGAATTGAGTGATTTTATAATGAAAGATGTTCGTGACCGTTATGCCCATGTCAAGGATTACGTAAAAGTTACCCTCATAGAG GCAAATGAAATTTTGTCATCCTTTGACGTAGGGCTACGTCAGTATGCAACAAATCACTTAAACAAG AGTGGTGTTCGTCTAATGCGAGGTGTTGTGAAGGAGGTGCATTCCAAGAAGATAGTTCTCAATGATGGGACTGATGTTCCTTACGGCCTTCTCGTCTGGTCTACAGGTGTTGGTCCCTCCAAATTTGTGAAGTCACTCAATCTTCCCAAGTCTCCAGGTGGAAG GATTGGTGTTGATCAATGGTTGCGGGTTCCCTCTGTGGAAGATGTGTTTGCTCTTGGAGATTGTGCAGGCTTTCTTGAACAGACAGGGAAGCCAGTTCTTCCAGCTCTAGCTCAG GTTGCAGAAAGGGAAGGCAAATTTCTAGTAAAGCTGTTTAACAGGATGGGGAAGGAGAATGGGGGCAAGGCTTTCTCTGTGAAAGACATCCCCCTTGGAGAGCCTTTTGTCTACACGCATCTTGGAAGCATGGCATCAGTCGGCCGTTATAAGGCACTTGTGGATCTACGCCAATCAAAG GATGCCAAAGGCGTATCTATGGCTGGATTTCTAAGCTGGCTGATCTGGCGATCCGCCTATCTCACGCGTGTTGTCAGCTGGAGAAACAGGTTTTACGTGGCCGTAAACTGGGCAACAACACTGGTCTTCGGCAGAGATAATTCCCGAATAGGTTGA